ggcgtgaaagaataTTGTGTTGATATGTGCTTATGGCGGCTCGTTGTCAACagttcagctacagctattttcttcaaaaattaccaatgaattcgttggtaaattggatatattttgtgtgtaaTTTGTTGGGCATGTGTTCTTTTCCATAGATGTGTTTAATAACCTTAATATTTCTCATtcatttccaggagaaaatgtgaaaggtgTCCTACTGTCAACTATTGTATTGTAAATCCTGGGATCCTACTGAATGTGTCATACAAATGACAGaggtaacaaccaacactagcttaatcaagtattgctgaaatatatattgttctcattttttattaggattcatcataattatcgaTTGATTCTATTAGACTgacaccaaccccagcatggacaaatctctcattccatcttctagagaaccttggattACTGATTGGTAGTTTAGTGTGTAAGTTTACTTGTAATGTCACcaaactttctttgttgcagtctaatatgtatttagaGTTTTGTTCTGTACTGACGTCTATCTAatagcacattgatgacacaaattataaacaagactgtgacttaattttatattttttattttacaggtcaagtcatgtcctttgaagaaaaaggacaatgcctatacagtcaacaaggtcctttgtttggtaacccattggctgctacccttgaatatccctttttacttcctgatacaggccctcttgatttgaggtattgctttctgtctctaaaatgtaatttaaaatgattgtcatcctaataaatgttcattctgccaacagggtaactccttcgctacttatcgTGGACTTCATTCATTGGTGAAAACTGATAAGAGAaagctgtaattcaagactgatagtTGTTTGAtgtctaagccggaagcctactatgGTTAATCGCTCTCGTAATAACTGTTCCTCaactcttcgctctttttctggtttctcttaaccattGGCCATGTCTTAACCGTTGTCTCTGGCTGCAGTCAATTAAGGCAGTATCtccccctgtcttgattgactgtatgTGCGAGTTTCAAAAGCTGTTTATCGcccaaatgagacaaaaaggagtttgttaggtttgttttatttgggtataaatagctttaaaatttgcacagaacaacatttgtcttgtaccggacgctttgtttattaaatttcatgcATTTTGGCCTAAAATTGTAGTagttaaatgaattaacttgATTTAATAAAGTTTAATTACattaacttaatttatttaaatcaaatgttatttaattgattaaattaaatatagtttattatttttaattttaaaatatatatttttatttgattaatttattaaattatttagttttataaAATTGGttgtatcattttttatttcgtcatttcacaaagtgaaaaataaatgaactaTTAATTTTCTacgcaaaatgaaaaatttgatgttCACTTTAACATCCcatttttaagaattattaGATATATATGGGTGAGGGAAATATCAGGAAGCACAAATGCTTTTTAGACCAAGATCAGTTCACAACATGCCACAATGGAAAACATAATAGCTTATTAAGGTTACTACATCACATACTACATggatattaatatttttatcaaccCGAATCAAACTGCCACAGTAACTTAAGACACCAACAACAGGTACTCCAGGATAACCCCGGCATCATAACTTCAGGATGACAGGATCAGCTATTTCAAAGACTCCGGCAAAATTCAGGAAAGCAACAGCTAGAAGAGTCGGACAACCACTGCACATTAACGTCAATACctatgagaaaaaaacagggaTATTATATTAGATAGACAGGAAAACcatgaatttctcttttaacgTTTTCTTAGTAAAATAGACAAGGGTCTGCTTATAAAGCAATTGTCATTAATTTTCTGAGTCAGTTTGAAGTTATCTTTTGATAGAACActacatttcaataaaaaactaaacactTCCCAAGTCACAAATAATATCTCAGgcaaattaccatttctttttcttgcagcTTTGCTTCAAGTCTTGCTTCTCCACTTCTTGATAACAAACTGCATGCAGAAGATTAATGATCGCATCGTCACCAAGACCTGTtgagaaatcaaatatttacatttacaCCTGAACCAACTGAAGAAACAtgtaatgaaagaaaagaaacaaaagtcgTGTCaagtttgaataaaaaatcaagtctgagcagcaacaaatgtttaaaatcacaaaaaaaaatagcatgAGAAGTTTTGGAAAAGGGAATATAATGTTCTAGTTAAATCAAAAAGATTACAATTCAGCAAAAGCTAGTTGAGCAAGCATCTTCTCAGTAAAATTCTAAACCcactttaatattttaatcaGACTTTAATGAAACTTCCCCTGTTACAAAGCAATatcacaatcaaattaccatttcatgATGTCTTCATTGATGTTACATTTCGGAATAACGCGAGCATTGTTGACTGCTTCAAAAGCTACAGCTCAACTCGACTTGGACTCCCTTTCActagctggctgcaacaaaaccacctaCATGACAGCAATGAAGCTTAGacattttctcaaattcttcCAATAGATAAGAGAAAGCAATCTCTTACCTGAACATGAACTGCATACCAAAGAGCAACAACTGACGATGAAAacctaaagagaaaaagaacatcAATGAACAGATATTTTCTGCAGTGAAAAAAGTTCCAAAGCGAAACAAATCGCAAGTTAAAATTCAGCCAACAAATgtaaatgaataattcaaacacTTAGCAAACAAACGTGCGACATGAACCAAGAGACGACACTTTGGGGAAAGTGTACAGCAGACCTCATGACCGTAGAAATTTAACCatcaaattgaagaaaaataacttttagaaatttaacCATTGAGATTAACAATACAGTACAAGTCAAAAGCCATGATCCCCATAAGTTTACcacagaaaatatttaaatttaataacctTAAGGAATATAGGCAGTAGGCCTAattattaccatttttaaGACTAATAATGTCAAGATAGAAAGTTGCCTGCAATGGCCAAGCTCAACCTTCTCGGACAGCGTCTCCATAGAAAAAGACGATGATGTGAGGGAAGTCCCAGCAGTTGATCATCCATCTCGGGGCATCTCCCAACTGAATGACTGATAAACCACTGCACACCACACAACACATTAACATCtcaaactgaacaagaaaccctACAAAACAAGATGAAATTGATAAGCCAATGATATtctctaatttaaaaaaaaggaatgttcTACTTGATAACACATTTTCAAAGAGTTAAATGTACATTTGTACAACCAGAGTTAATTCTTAACAAAGAACAAGAATATGTAGCACACATATGTagacttaaatttaagcatGTTACATGGAAGCCCAAAATAAGATGTCATTTCAAGAACAAAGTGCTAATAATGCTACTTGATTGCCTTCTCAATTTAGCTTACAAGTACTTAAttaccttttcaaatttcctcttttcataTCAATTGCCTTGCAAAATAGTGGAGACCTCTTCATGACCAGGCAGCGATCACGTGCACGTAATACAATGAAAaagctcagacttcaccaggctgttaataaaaaaataaaaattcaattaaagaaaCAAAGTCTTTAACATGTAACCCGTAAATTAACCAGACGGCacaaacaaaagttaaattcAATAACCTTATAGAATAAAACAGGAATTACCATTGACGAAAAACGTCAGGAAATAAAGTGCCCCACCATGAGCCATGAAAAAGGTAACCTTCTCGAACAGCGTCtcgtggaaaaagaaatgtcgaacgtaatgtcgtctgctgatCTCGACACACCCTACACACTAGGGCTGAATAGTTAAATCCCTAAACACGCTGAAATATTCAGCCATctagtgacagcccttagcatccacggacgagtcgaaaaaatgaaaaataaactaaatattcttcgtcatcttcgtgAAATAGATTTAGTAGAGtagataaaaaaggaaaattatcgaaaaattaaaaagtgagctttgttggtggaataatTATCGTTAGTATGGCCATAGTTGAGAAGAGGTGGCGAATTGAGTAGCAGACTAGCAGTGATGAGTTTAGTTCCGATATTAAAGAAGTTGAGTTTCGAGAATGGATATGTAGGCCTACCActatctttttttatgttcgTTACTGTTCATTTCTGATGTGGAAACATCTTCATCCGGATGTCCGACGTACCGGCCCTACTGtttatgtatacacacacactacaaAAATTCTATCCAACCTATGTTGAAATCACTCCCATAATTTCGATCAAAAAAGCAGTGATGAAACGTTAATAGCTACCAGTTGTAGGTAGGGTAATGTTACCAAGTTCATCTAATCATCTTATGAATAATGATGTAACTTCTATTGAcgtttataatatttatagGTTTGTGGGAAGTAGAGATACTAGAGAACACCGTATGTTAGTTTCCGCAGCCTTCGCCATTACATCGCGTATTAAACGCCTTTTAACATGAGGAAGCTTTCTAAGCGTAATACATAAATACTTGAGTTTTCTTTAGAATTAAGAACGCAGTAAGTATTCTAAGTTATGTCGGTAATTTGAATATTGTTGATGAAAGTCTGTATTCATTATAAATTCTCGTTCAAAGCTTCAAATATTCAAGTAATTGGTCGAAACATCGTCCACACTATAGTTGTCTAGTATGGATGATACGAGTGTTAGATACGAACTTCAATAATGAATTCTTAAatgcttaaaattaaaaaaaaaaaaaaaaatcttcattgAATGGAGTGATATACCACgaactaaaaataaagtaattgTGACCAGTGAATGAATACCACTGTTAGAACGCCGGAGAGTGGTTTCTGGGATCTTCATTGCTGACTCGGCGCGGATAATCATCACGTTGGAGTCGGTTATCTGTATTCAATGCTCCATTCTCGCGTTCTCTATAATTTCGACTCTCTGCACTATTTCTCTCCCTTGCAGGCTGGTGGCGATAACGGCTGTCGGGGCGGTGATTCCGTATCTATATAAAGGCGTTACTATAAGGAAAATCGAATAGATGAAACGAGTTATTTTTATCACATCATTTGATGGCAGTTCGTCTGAAATAGGACGTTCTTGGCGATCTCTCCTGTCGGCATAAGGTCGGTCACGGTAGTGGTTGCCACGATAGTTATTCTGCATCAAATTTAATCAACAACAATGTAAAAACtcgaattgaattgattttgaagcCTAGTATCAACTAACCTCGTACCAAGGTCTTCCACCGTAATAGTTACGGCTTTGTTGGTTATATACTGGTCGATATGTTGAATCTGTTGATTCACACTGATGGTTGACTTCGACTTTATCATCTCTGAGAATGagtattaaatattaaatcaatTGACCTAGACTATAAACATCTTatcctgaaagaaaaaaaaaaaattataccttTCCTGAAACAGTGGGACTGGATTAGGACAAACTTCTTGAATCATTTGATTTAGATTCTCAATATAGTTTTCCCTTTCCATAGGGTAACCCCGAGCTTTGTTAAAAGCTACGatgacaatgaaaaaaaaacgaaaaggtaaaaatgtgAAGGGTTAAAACTGGAAGACTAAATAAGCCAATAAATTAGACCTGATATCGCATCCGCTGGTTGATAACCTCTTCGCACAACTAGGTACCTTACCACCAAATACCCAGTTCTGTTAAGGCCGTGAGTGCAATGCACAACTACTACTTTCCCACGTGACATAGGGTCATGAAGAAAATTATCCATTACTgaaaaaaatctgcattgaatacaaaaattctttaaaaaactataacattttataaatatcTAACCAATCTTTTTCTACCTTTGGATCGTAATTTCATCTGGAATTTCATGCCCTATGCAATAAATCTTTGCATGTTGGACTTGGGAATCAGTGAACACTTTTGGATTGTAATACCTTGTTGTTGCAGTAAGATCAATAATACAACCAACGGTTGGTACCTTTTCCATTAAATTTTTGGGGGTGAACCATTGCTCAAGATCAACATTGTTAAAATGAAGCAAGTGCTgtgaaatgaaaagggaaattttatttaaatagaataaaaagtATAAATGTCATCAAACCTCGTTTAAAGGAACTCTACAAGCCAAGATGGGTAATCCTTCTATCGGTTCTCCAATACTGGGATAATTTTCCCACCTACATACAAGagcaaatattaaatattaatgaaatttaaaagttaaaagataTGCAAACCTGTTGGGGATTGGACCAGGATTTCCAAAAGGTGGATTGTGAAAGTCATTTGGGTGATTACTGTAGTTGTTTACTCCTCGTCCTCTTCCTGT
This window of the Daphnia pulex isolate KAP4 chromosome 5, ASM2113471v1 genome carries:
- the LOC124194222 gene encoding RNA/RNP complex-1-interacting phosphatase-like isoform X1, with product MNERSENPVKGIQSNPDAEKQGVNTSSKMGVVSTDLESDSSTSASTSCVQHHFSTDSRPTYRGRGRGVNNYSNHPNDFHNPPFGNPGPIPNRWENYPSIGEPIEGLPILACRVPLNEHLLHFNNVDLEQWFTPKNLMEKVPTVGCIIDLTATTRYYNPKVFTDSQVQHAKIYCIGHEIPDEITIQRFFSVMDNFLHDPMSRGKVVVVHCTHGLNRTGYLVVRYLVVRRGYQPADAISAFNKARGYPMERENYIENLNQMIQEVCPNPVPLFQERDDKVEVNHQCESTDSTYRPVYNQQSRNYYGGRPWYENNYRGNHYRDRPYADRRDRQERPISDELPSNDIRNHRPDSRYRHQPARERNSAESRNYRERENGALNTDNRLQRDDYPRRVSNEDPRNHSPAF
- the LOC124194222 gene encoding RNA/RNP complex-1-interacting phosphatase-like isoform X2; amino-acid sequence: MNERSENPVKGIQSNPDAEKQGVNTSSKMGVVSTDLESDSSTSASTSCVQHHFSTDSRPTYRGRGPFGNPGPIPNRWENYPSIGEPIEGLPILACRVPLNEHLLHFNNVDLEQWFTPKNLMEKVPTVGCIIDLTATTRYYNPKVFTDSQVQHAKIYCIGHEIPDEITIQRFFSVMDNFLHDPMSRGKVVVVHCTHGLNRTGYLVVRYLVVRRGYQPADAISAFNKARGYPMERENYIENLNQMIQEVCPNPVPLFQERDDKVEVNHQCESTDSTYRPVYNQQSRNYYGGRPWYENNYRGNHYRDRPYADRRDRQERPISDELPSNDIRNHRPDSRYRHQPARERNSAESRNYRERENGALNTDNRLQRDDYPRRVSNEDPRNHSPAF